From the genome of Adhaeribacter pallidiroseus:
ACTCGCCATTTCTCCACCGGCGGCATCCCTTGCCTTGTTCCATTAACGACATTCGCCACATCGATTACTTGGCCTTGTCGCACGGCCACCGCGACCACTTCGACGAAAAATCCGTTAAGGCGGTTGTTAAAAATAATCCGCAAATCAAAGCCCTTATTCCGCTGGCCATGGGGCCGTTGCTGCACCAGATGGTACCGGGCATTACTTACCAGGAAGCCGGCTGGTACCAGCAATATAACTTGCCCGAAAACGCCGGCATCGGCGTGTATTACTTACCGGCCGCCCATTGGCATCGCCGGGGCTTAAACGATATGAACAAAGTGTTATGGGGCAGTTTACTTTTTCAAACGGCTACCCAGCTTATTTACTTTGGCGGCGACAGCGCGTACGAGCAACACTTTGCCGAGATTAAAGAATTATTCGGCGCGCCGGATGTCGCCATTTTACCCATTGGGGCCTACAAACCGCCTTACATGATGCAACTCAGCCACATGAATCCGCCGGAAGCCGTTAAAGCCAGCAACGATCTGGACGCTAAAACCTTTATTCCCATGCATTACGGCACCTTCGATCTTTCCGACGAACCCGCCGGCGAACCCGTCCGCTGGATGCAGGAACTAGCCGCCGCCGGCCAGCTCCACGCCCGCCTGCAAATTCCCGCCGTTGGCGAAAGGGTGCTTTTGTAGTTGCAGGTTACAGGTTGCAGGTTGCAGGTTGATTTAGTTGGAAGGTTAGAAAGTTGGAAGGTTAGAAAGTTGGAAGGTTAGAAAGTTTAAATATTTAAGAATTACAGCTGGAAGCTATTGTTTCTGGAAAACGGCTGGGTCTTGCAATGGTAAGGCTAATGATACTGGAACTGCCATAATTACATTT
Proteins encoded in this window:
- a CDS encoding MBL fold metallo-hydrolase, whose translation is MTTIRYQRNEHLKTVKPDYPGNKVIDGQFANGDDLYTPSFKTVLKWQLSRNPQKAEKEKDKYIPTVIPDAQAFNANNDLLMWLGHASFLLQLNGVSFLLDPVLIDSPFLHRRHPLPCSINDIRHIDYLALSHGHRDHFDEKSVKAVVKNNPQIKALIPLAMGPLLHQMVPGITYQEAGWYQQYNLPENAGIGVYYLPAAHWHRRGLNDMNKVLWGSLLFQTATQLIYFGGDSAYEQHFAEIKELFGAPDVAILPIGAYKPPYMMQLSHMNPPEAVKASNDLDAKTFIPMHYGTFDLSDEPAGEPVRWMQELAAAGQLHARLQIPAVGERVLL